A region of the Mytilus galloprovincialis chromosome 1, xbMytGall1.hap1.1, whole genome shotgun sequence genome:
TTGATgttgaaaaacattttattagaAAGGGCATAGGAAGTTGCTGGATAGGACTTGATGATAAACAAACCGAAGGAGTTTATGTATGGCAAGATTCGTCAGTGTTACAACCAGATGAAGAAGGATGGATTCCAGGTAAACCTTATGTTTTTAACGAAAATTGGAAATTCACATATATACTATtatgatatataagatatatGTTAATAATATTCCGAAATAAATGTTCAGCATTATTTGTAATCGTTTATTCTTTGCGCTAGATAATCGTCACTATGACCTATACATTGAACCCTCTTGCATTTCaattttgttacatataaaagagaagatgtggtatgattgccaatgagacaactatccacaaaagaccaaaatgacacagacattaacaactataggtcaccgtacggccttcaacaatcagcaaagcccataccgcatagtgagctataaaagtcccgataagacaatgtcaaacaattcaaacgagaaaactaacggccttatttatgtaaaaaattgaacgaaaaacaaacggcaaccacttaattacaggctcctgacttgggacgggcacatacataaataatgtggcggggttaaacatgttagcgggatcccaaccctccccttaacctgggacagtggtataacagtacaacataagaacgaactataaaaatcagttgaaaaaggcttaacttatccgatggacaaaaataaaaatgggCGTGGCATAGAAATATCCTGAAATTAAATCTGAATTATTATGTGTAAGATTATAAAATTACGGCCTTCTTACCAGGAAAATATCTAATACTGTAAAGCCTGCTACTAAAGATTATTTATCCCAAAGGCTTTTGACcctttgaaatattttcaattttctgtaTGTCAATTTGGACGATAATATCCGACTTAATCCCCACACATGTTCTTTTTATTAGCCAATAGATTTATTCAATTATAATTTGGGCTCTAATTACACAGATTATTTTCTTGTGAAAGTTCTcaactttttctttttctatatatcaCTATGTATTTTGTTATAGGCAATCCGGATCAAATTTCATTTGGCGAGGATTGTACTGAGTTATGGCCAAACCAGGGATGGAACGATGCCACATGTGATTGGGAAAAGAATGTTATCTGTCAGGTTAAAGAAGGtaataaaatacatttgtttctaataaatGAGTCAAATGTTATAATGTCAACATGCAAATTTACCAATTATACTGATTTCAAAGGAGTCCAATATCCGAAAGTATAGAGCCCAATTAAATTCACAAAAGGCCATTTGCATTGGCTGAATTAGATTTCATCTGATATGGTATTCGATATTGAATTGTGAATTTCACATCGCAGAGAAACTTTCGAATATCGAATTTCATTCTAGAATTTAGTAAATACAATGTATGACATGGTATGTTCTAGGCAGGTtcatttttatatcataatttcCTGAATTTAAGATAATgagttttaattttaatgttcaaTACTAGTAAGTATTTGGTTGTTTGTAAACAACATAGCTAAATAGGAAATTATTTACAAGAACAttaaataataaacacatttagAATCAAATAAAGTTATTCCAGAAATGTTACTTTAATCCACGCAAATATGACGTGTTGTCTTGATTAAGCAAATTTAGcaaatttataattgaattttatttgaaattgaacgaAAGCAGTACTTAAAGGAAGTCCCCTAAATGAAACTTATGATAAAGTTCTTCTGgtattatatttcaatatatttgtttataaccTTTACTCCTAGTGTAATTATCTCATATAGCTCTAGGCGTTTAGATCGAAGGTGTTCAGAAATTGGCATCGATGGCAGCGCaaatacataaacaaatataCTGACACTTGGTAAACTGACTGTCTTCAGTTGTACACACGTGAAGATATAAAACGTTGCACATATTCATGTTTGACTTTGATTTTTAACATTTACTGCTGGTATTTTTTATACTAATCAATGTTTAATGGCTATCTAATAATCATATACtgtaatatacatttttaatcgAACATATGGACTTGGGATTAATATATTTCCTTGGTAATTTTTTTCTAtcgaaactataaaaaaaaaaatattccagtaAACAAAGTCTTCTAAATTGATCGTTATTGCCCAGAAATATTTAACAACTCCTTTTATAGGAATGGTTCTGATTTTGCCATCCACtgcaatatatatattgatatgagTGAAATTTAAATTCGTATGcagttttgtatatatgtgtcTTAAATGTCTGTACAAAAACCTTGCCAATTGTACAGTACTGTTTCTATCTGATGTATTTATGACGTTTTTGTATGAAATGAACTCCGATGAAAACCGGGAGAACGCGGAAAAGTATATACCATGAACAAAAAAGACTGAAAGTAATAGCAGTTACTAACAGTAAGTTCAAAGCAAatgacaactaataaaacaaacatgcatttaagacaaaacaaaacaaaatctgagttacttttttattttgcTAATATACAAAGAAAACGGAGATGAGAGAGAAGATGTTTGAAGGTTGAACCAAGGATGTCTTTTTTTGTAAGTCGTAAGATAACTGGTAACTGTCTCATTTACGTTACCTTCATATTTTTATTCATAGAACTAGTTTTTAAAGGCTTTTTCCCAATTCTATTGCGaaacaaaaactttttaatttatattgttttagttGTACCAACAACGGACCCAGAGACCACGTCAATAACAACAGAACCAGAATCGACTACCACATTACAAACAACAACATTTATTCAAGGTCAATTTTACGATTTCAGAATACAGTAAATTAAGGAATTATTGCAATGTAATTTAGTAAAGCTCTAAATACGACAGTTCTCGATAATTATAAACAAACATGCATGATAACTTAAgtaattattttctttcaaaaatgttaaaagcatcGCTATAGTAAGTGCACGCATTAATTACTGAATTTGCATGGCTCATTTCTGtaactacatttttttaaatatatatataaattatagatAAGATTTCACTATTTATACAAATACAAGCTTgttaaaactgagaatggaaattggtaatgtgtcaaagaaacaacaacccttTCAAAGTGTAGCAAACAGTCGTAGGTCGTCAAAGGGTCTTCAACATAGTGAGTAAGTCCCGCACACGGAGACGGGCTTCAGCTTGTCCGTTAACAAAATATgtattagttcagtgaaaatggacgtcacacttaactctaAAACATATCAATGAACTAGATTTTAAATAACAAcctacaagattaacaaaggccagaggctactgACTGTAAAAAGTGGTACataagatacatgtatctctAATTTCATATCTGAGGCGATAACTATAAAATTATAATGCAATTTCTGATTTCTTTTCATTCAAAACTCCATATCcaattcttttcattttttttaattacgaaCTGTCATTGCTTAACGATTGTTGACCAGGCATTTAGAGAAATCCAAGATTCTGTTACAAAAAAGATCTTAGGAAATTATTTTAGCActttatttactatttttttattagaaatgtCAATTCATTTTTCCTGGACAggtggaaaaaaggggggggggacaaattgttgttttctttgaaaatatGAGGGAAGGAAAAAAGACATTCAGTTTCAAAAACAAACTTGTATGGTATCAACATTATTGCATTATAAACCTGATTAAAAATTCATACTATTCCaatcaacatgtacatgtatgactatGTTACATAATCTCTAAAGCTATTGCAAAGAGACACTAAAAAACACACAGGTGTCAATATTTACACACACATTGATAAGTTGTCATAAATCACACATGTGGACGCTGGTATTAATTTACAACTTGTTTAAGAGGTAAAATCAAGCTGTGATTCATTTCTGATCTAGATAAGAATTTTCAGTAGCAATTAAATaatgtttgacaattttttttggtGACCTGAACTGGGAGGGGGTGGGGTGTTCCCCCTGGCAAATACGCCTATGAAAAGTCAGGAAATACATGCAATAGAAACGCAAAATATTGTAGTACCATTGTGCATGATGTGCACCTGATCTCCATTTACAATTTGAAAGCCATGTATGGAAGTttaaaaatacattgtacatgaatacttaaaaaaaataaaaaaatcaccatttaaactTGGAATTCTAGTTTTAAGTCGTCTCAATGAGAATCATACAACATATGTATGATCTCCATATTTCTATATGCTCTCtgacatacatgtaaatgtacatgACATgtatttatagttttaaacatatgcatatatacatgtacatgtatacttcaTATCATTTTGATAACATACATCATGCACATGAACATGTAAAACCtttatttacagttttttttttaaaggagacCCATGGAAAGACAGTGTATTGAGTGATACTTTTAAATCAGTTTatgtatcaattttaatataaCCCCCCTTAATCGGCATCTGTACATGTATCTAAAccatgtaaaattatttttaaagctATATGCACATTTTTTTGTTGTCTTATGACACATGACCTatagatttttctttattttaaggGTATGTGTGATTAGGGTTGTTCAACTAAAtcgttattttaattttcttcactttgaaattttcatgcaTCATCAgcaaaaaactgaaaaataaggAATTTTCCGTGGTCAACTGTGTAGTCAAATGTGGAGACTTAAGGAGaccttttgaaatttaaaattcttTATGAATATTCTTCATCATGTtaaatttttaactttaaatctCCTAAGGTTTTCTTGTGCGACTATAAAAATTGACATCAGGTCCAGAGGCTGAGAGAGAAAAACGTAATGGCTTCCGATAGTACCCTTTTTAAACTCTTCATTTTCTTACAAAAATCGTTGTTTTACACTAATTCGATAATATAcccttaaaatatttatataactggAGGGCATAAACAAACATAACTCACCTTTCACTATCATTGATCACCGTTATCACCTCATCAAAATGTCAAACTAGTCGTCTCTAATCTCTTAATCACATAACGGTAAACAAGCCGATTTCCGGTCACGTGATATAATTTTTTATGCACACGACACCTTGCGTGTCGTCCCTCCTCTGATTGTTGACATAATATGTCTATTTCGTGCTTTTAAGACGACACACATCGCGTTTTCCTTACagggtttcttttttttttttctgtaagtttCAATGTCAAATACTTTCATGCTGAAAGGGTGTATAGCTATGCTTAACGCATAAGTATGTGGCTGAATAAGACATAATGtacataaaaaagatgtggtatgaatgtctatgatacaactctcaacaagagatcaaatgacacagaaattaacaactataggtgacgGTACAGCCTTTAACattgagcaaatcccataccgcatattcagatacaaaatgccccaaaatgacaatgtaaaacaattcaaacgttcATTACATATGAAGCATGTTAGCGACACAGACTGCTTTGATCTTCTGATACATGAAATGTTTTTACCTATTGATATAATCTTTACAGCAGATCCTCTTGTAAATggtagaaaatattgcatgcgttataaaacatgtttGGGTGGCGCCATAAGCTCATCTCCAGATGACAAGTTTTTGATCAGATGTGCTAGTAAATGTTTACAGTTTGTTGGATGCTGTGCTTTCTTCTTCAACAGCACAATCAGTACTTGTGAAATACAGTACAAGTATGGAGCAGGATATATGGATAACATGGATCGCATGTTCTTTGACGTGTGTTAAAACCACTGAAAAAACTTGAACAAATAAACATATGGTTGTATATAATGTCGGAGGTATTACATTCAAGTGAATAATAATGTAATATAATATTACTAATGTTTTATGTTTACATTGttaatatatttacaataatatatataaatatttttcaattatttaatttatatttggaaGTTGATAactatagattctaccactgcattgagtgtaatacgatatttatctaCTCGAGACAATTAAATTTTCAAGTTTAAAATACAAGGCTCGcagaacattttaaatatttaaaatataactgtcgagaatggataaatatcgtattacacgagatttggtggtggaatctgatTCTCTCATGATTTTCTCACAGTATGCAGGCAAATTTGTTCCTTTTTTCGAAtgatgtacaaaaaatgtgttctttctatgtgacgtcatcaggcatggtcgcccttgttcatgccgtcacaataggaaatatCTTTACGtggaacttaaacttgtcaaaatTATCAAGACTTAAACATCAAGAACCTACTTCCATttgtatacaaaaacaaatgccgaCAGTAACATAGTCCTCTGTGTAGATTACGAAAAATATAATTAGTATATGTAATAGgttgaaaaattaaaaagcaAGTACAGACATTACTATTAAATAAATTGTATTCCAAATaagttattattttcaattttcaattttacatgtagataGTTCAACAAGCCAAAGTTCTATGTAAGTTTTACCAAAATCTGTAACATTTTCTATAAGGTTGTATCCAGTCTTTAAAGATGTACATTCGAGTACAATATATTCTCACCTTTTTCTTGCTTTAAGCCTAACCATGATATTGGACGAACAAAATTCATTTTGGTACAGTATACATTTGTAAAAGGAGGCAATTTAATTCGGAATGTAAATTGTCTATCATTAATAGTCATCAGTTTTGCATGCTTGTTAACACTTCACTGTTTTCCATATCTATTTATTCTTGTTATAATTTATTTACGAGCTGCTTTTGCGAAACATGCCACACTTTATGCAATTTTGACCATGTTAGAACATGGTTTGTACTGTAGGGTACACATACGTATACATATGTCATTATAATTTCCtacttaaacatgtttattttgtttatgtaaagACTGGACGGACGAAAgaattacatgtaataaaaaatctcatgaaaatttacaaacaatagAGAATCTTCTACTTTCAAAATTATACCTTTTCATTCACGAGAATTTTTTTTCCCCGTTTGCAATTTTTATGACATATATAGATAGGAACTAGTACAACTGGTTTACAACAGTACTTATCTTAACTTAGAGGTTCATAGATCACGAGAAAAGTTATGGCGGGTTGTACGATTGTAAATATAATACTTCATGTATATAAGTTTAGAATTGAATGTTTAAGTATCGAAGGTGCCCGCAGTTCCGACGATTCGAAGTTTGTGATACATTTTGGGATTAAGAATTAAAGAATATATGTCTCATCCCTGATATATTATACAATattgataattatagattatcgttgatcaactcaacgagattgattttcttgcttcAGTCGGTACTGCGAAAGCGATAAAAACAATCGAGTTgaaatgaccaatgataatctgtttatcactattttacctatgacaaagttgtcaatttcatgtcaattttttttagcaACACCACTTGCctcttagtttctagcgataattgtCCATCTCACGCGAGTAACatgatatgaaaaacaaaaacagattaATGTGAAAATGCACCAAATAGCGACAAAGTGCATTATCTAATAAAAAGAGTATACTCTTAGCGTTTTACacaaacaaaagttaaaatatgttacaaagatattaataaaaaaaaaaagacccatTGATGACCATCCGGTttatttctgctctttggtcgggttgttttttcgttgacacattccttatttccattctcattttttttaacaataaaataacaaagaaTTACATGAATAAACTAACGTAAACACTGTAATAAAATATGggttaaatatatattgatatgaaCTCTATGCTAAAATCTTGAGCTTTTGTTGTGAGAAGTTGGTTACATATAAAAcaataagttttcaatttcttTCTGAACGTTTCGGTATCTTTTCATACCTTAAATTACAAGGTAGGCTGTTTAAGAGAGTAGCAGCTGTTTTTTCAACTCGTCTTTCTCTGTTATTTTTACTACGTATACGCAGCTGTTGTATATTCACTCTCTGACTACTGAGATTGTGATGGATTGTCGGCACAGTcaaagatgcatgattttttattggCTGTGAACTAGCTGACAGTAACTGCtggtactctcagatctgtacttagtgtattCATGTTGTTTAGATTCAATGGATTGCATTGTCCACTCTGTAATTTTGTCACATGTGTTTCTGATTGGTATCCATCTGATGTGATATTCTTAAATTAACAATATTGGAAATTTTCCTCTGTTTTGTATGAACCAGCTATGTAGTTCGTGTATTGTTATTCAATACATTTATTGAATAGGTGGTCACAAATAGCTTTACTATGGTTCAATATTCACATCCTTGCAAACATTATTACTCAAataatgttttccttttttcaatctaaaatagcAATTTAACTGAACTGAACATATTGTCTGCCACTGCTAGATATCATtagtttaaaatatgttttgCTATATGCCAAAAAGTGCTTCTGATGTTTTGATTGACTGATCTTCTCATTTctctaatgcccgcgtcacactgtcccgatttttacgccgatggcaacacgattatggaaattttcaaaatcgggactgatcgtatccagatcgggctattcgtagtgccatctttaaacatcgtagaaccatcggccactttttctagccttcggagacaacttcgggaagggttctaaattttttaacatgttaaaaaatccccgaaggtgcgtccgatgttgagggttcgtattgagttcgtatcaccatcctcaccatcgtaatgtcaccgggaatgcatctttgaacatcgtattcattcgtgtttccatcgtttccatcgagcagttttgacattacgatgtctacacgaatgaatcacgaagctacccgaaggtcttacgatggcaacacgacttcgtgaagacctcgtaatcccgtcgtgttgccatcgaaaaaaagtacgaaggcgacaagatggaactacgacggcaataaatccagctacatgtaagttaattttcgctaaaatacatttaaagtgcaatgcacgatatgcactggtcagtataatacgacagttaagaaagacgtttacaaaacatggagctcatatcatatgatgctatgagaacaagaaaggcgacagcgttgtttctattaattcaaatggaacaagaagagcagctattacaggctcaagatttacttttacaagtaaaatattattttttgtcaatttttcatatcaagtaacataatgaaaatcataaacgcgcctcgtacaccaacactgcaggtacacgtatatagggaaaccaaatttttcttcattattctgattttttatgtatcgtctgagttgttgtcacacaaatgtttactccataaccattttgttttctaaatgtcatattttgccgcatttgttgctttccccacatccttccttttgtctatattattatgatattctcctggaaaggatctctttttgaataaaagggatcaacgaacccattaccttacctttaagatagatcagtaaacatgggcataattatgggtgattattcagactagtgcacacattttacagttcaaacaaggcaatgccgagcgtggcatcccctcgtatgtaacatattggggacaaatatggacactatatttgtatatgacacatgcagaaaatggtaaattgaatatgcatatttgatacataaactatttttttagaaatcaaccaaaacattcagtaactagaaatacctttaatattgtctttagaaccagcaggtaatattcaatattgatcaaacaatttaaaacgcgtgatgccttcggcatataatttaaatgcatcgtaagctgtacacgacgtctttaaGACATcatatggccatcgcgccatcatcgtaatccatcgtgtagacTTCGtcatccatcgtgtagccttcgtgatccatcgtgtagggtTCGGCTGAGATAtaaagcttaaatacccgtcttcggttaaccttcgtatgtccatcttttgctatcgtatataatttcggcaccatcgtatagacttcgttataaatcgtacttgcttcggtcacttttttggtattttaacgagatcgggaccaacttcgtacgaacttacaattttcgtattcgggtgtccatcgtatataaaaatcgggacagtgtgacgcgggcataaatcTTCAACTTCAAAGCCGTATCAATGCAAACATGAATGCTACAAAACATGCTTTAATGATGAATtcgtttttaataataaaaaaaacctaatacaaacatatacaatatataaaactaCAAGTAATTAAACAATTATGATAAgttcaaaataaaactataaaactaAATTAACATACCTTTAAGCAGATTAAGTTGATTGATGTTAACGTCACGATTCGTGATGCATCACCTTTtggatatttgttttaattataacattagTTTAGATGTATCTCAGATTACATTTGCTAATCTAAAGATTATCTTATAAAATATGCATtgcttcattatttattttttcagttttaaacTTTCAGTGACTATATTTAATATGATGTTAGCTCTATTAACTACCATAGCAATTTGGATTGCTATCATTGCGGTACTACTCCCAGATGGCTGCGTTTATCTACATAGTTTCAAGGTAGAGAACGCATGTATATCTATGGATGAAATTGTTCGTGATTTTTCCGGGATACAGTGGTTCTCTGCGCTTTATTAGCTTTGACAAATCACTGCAAAGACCAAAAGTGTATTTTCTTTTAATCTGTATTAAACTTCAATGCTTCATTTGAAAGATTGGCCTCTCGAATAAACACATTTGCAACACCtgcatacatttttaaataagtTGAATTTCAGTTGGAATATCtgttaaaaagattaaaaacaagAAGGGGCAACGAATTTAGCATAAGGAAACATCGGCCTTAATGGCAGGCATGTTTTATTActgtgacttgactgtaagtgttgctctCCACTTATTGCAGTTTATCAAAAATTCTGAACCAAttcgaatttgtttttttttttatcaaaccaaACTGTTCAAATTGTCAGCAAATTTGACAAACTTCTGTAgacaaatgataaaaatttatcatttaaatgattatatatggtgtcatgtataaatatatagatagataataattacatgtacatttgtgcaaaaatagatgttaattatttatcattggaggttttttttttgctttttcccCAACATATGAGACTGTAAAAATCGGGACCCCATTAGTTGCTTCCCTGGACAAATTAAggttgatgtaacaggtgattatTAATAAGAtatgtttaacttttttaagaAACGTAAGTAACAACCAGGCTATACCACTGACCTTTATAATATGGGTGGTTAATCTCTATCTACTCTAAAGGACAAGAATTATGCTTTGCTTATAGTCATAAATGTTCCTGTATTCTGCTGAGATGAAAAACAATTTTTCGTCCCAAATGGCGTTTTgacaataaatgtttatcattcaTTCTGAATCATggtatttgaaaatccaaaacacaaaaaaaaacagaaaaaacgtTGAGCACAGGATAAGAAATTTGGGCTATTCATGACTGTCGAAATCTCTATACAGTTCTGTATAAGTTAACAAATGCAAGTAAATTCATACaaatatcaacaacaacaaaGAGAAATCGGGATGGAGtaacaatgtttttaaattgataacatTTCAATGAGATGTAGGTTAGATTATTGCGTTCTCCTTTTAACATTATGACTTATTAGGTCCATTATCTTAATCATCCTACCTATATAACTTCTTATCAGGACACATTGATATACGATAAGgttatttatcgctattttgtgcatttttcctttgatctttttttgtgataattttcatatcatgcttctcgcttgagatggaaaaattatcgctagaaactaaggaggccacgtggcgttgctaacgaaattcacatgaaattgacaacgtcgtcataggtaaaatagcgataaacagattatcattggtcatctcaactcgattgcttttctcactttcgctgtaccagctcaagcgagaaaatcaatctcgttgagatgatcaacgataatctataaatatatttaaaaagaagtgatatggttgccaatgagaaattctgtaaattatatcaaTTGGAAACAGTGTCGTCAGGTCATTAAAATCGTTTTGTCTACTTACTTTAAAATTGGTGCAAACGTggaaaatcagataaaaaaatcGTTGAACAGTTATTCAAATGTAATTATGGATACTGTTGATATTCGTGTATCTCATTTAAATCAGAATTAATGATAAACCCATTtatagaataaaacaataaactCCAAGTACTTTCGTACTTTCATTGCGTCTAACTACCTTTCTTGATATTATCAAAGAActtgtaataaagcttatgaaaataaagattttaattattttttgaatgttggaaattcTTAAGAAGTTAAAGATAACATACGTGCTTTTCGCGGTTCTTCTGATTTTATTGATAGTCATGATTTTTCTACTCTCTAtgctacacttccacacaatcttatctagaaaaagttttcatatttaattgatTGGTCTTTTAAAAAATCTCGTTGCAAATTTATTTGTTGTAACTCGTTTAAAGCCTTTTTTGTAACGAAAGGAAGGTATGATATTATTGAAGCTTTAAATGTTCTCATGGACATAaatgtacgtttcggcgataagGTGTATCAACATGAGGTAGGTCTTGGTTTCCTATGTTCACTAAGCAGGTTTAATGCTGTATTGCTATtaatctcagtttatgaccaaatTCAGTAAAAACACGTCATTGTTACATTGACACATTCAGTAATACCTTTACCTAAATGATATTGGTTTGTTTAATtatccagagttctctaaatataatACCGAAAATAACCCAAAGGAactcatttttgaaaatatatctaacataaacagcagtagTTGTCCTTTTCTAAATTTAGACATTTTCAATTTCTAAAGGGAATCTCCAAACAGAGACGAATTTATCATTCCCATTTGTTACTTTCCCTTTTTAGACGGCGATATTCCTTtcgctccatcatacggtgtttacaTATCCTAACTCGTTCGTTATACGAGTTTGTGAAGTGATTCATAGATTTTCAAGAACCAATCATACTGGTTCATTATTAAGCCAGGAATTTGTTTACCATAAATTACTAAAAACTTTATATAAACATTCTTTTATAGATGCACCGATTTGAGTGAAAACTTGACCAATACGGTATTTCAAAAACTAAATTTAAGGTAATATTCTACGAAAGCTAAATCCCT
Encoded here:
- the LOC143064230 gene encoding C-type lectin domain family 4 member M-like, whose translation is MSGRKIVLTYMLLMLRVENTFTACPDSNWSLRDGICYLADAAVTRNWDDAVQWCIGRNSLLVYPKTLTEKSNVLDILTEKGIGSCWIGLDDKQTEGVYVWQDSSVLQPDEEGWIPGNPDQISFGEDCTELWPNQGWNDATCDWEKNVICQVKEVVPTTDPETTSITTEPESTTTLQTTTFIQGQFYDFRIQ